DNA from Mycteria americana isolate JAX WOST 10 ecotype Jacksonville Zoo and Gardens chromosome 19, USCA_MyAme_1.0, whole genome shotgun sequence:
TCGCGCCCCCCTCGCCGCTCTCCACAAGGACCTCGCTCCTGGGGTCCCCCGTAGCACAGCCGGCACGCGCGTGGAACGACGCCCGGCCCCTCCGGCCGGACGAAGTTAGACCGGGCGCGAGGTGCCCCTGCCCGCGCTGGCtcggcggggctgcccccggccctcACCCGGCTCCCGGTTGCCTCCCGTGTCCCTCCTGCCGGGAGCCAGGCCGTGGCTCCCTTTATATCTGCCTGGCCGGAGGCAGAGGAGCGCGGGTGATAAGGCGCATCCGCAGGGGAAGGCTTTTTGGACCTCACTCCACGTGTAAACACAACGTGGAGGTCCGCGGGCGTTCCTGAGAGGTGACGTGGGGGCCGGTCATCTGACCGGAGGCTGCCCCTTCGCCTGCCCCACGCCGCTCCCATCCCACCGCCCCGGTCGGCCTGACCTCGCTGCGGCCGCAGGCGGCCTTAACCCCCTCGGGGCTGCCCCTTCCCGAGCCTCTCCCAGGCAGAGGTCTCGCGGCAGAGCCGCCCGAACGCcggccggccgccggcccgccgGGTCAGCCCTTGTTTTTCCCGGCGATGAGGGAGCCCTCGCTGCTTGCTCTGCGGGTTTCTCGGGACGAGGCTGACCCTGCCCTCGCGGCCGACCTTCGCATGGCGGAGGCAAACAGAGGACGGGAGCTGCCGGGGTGCCGAGGGGGTGCAGAGCGgcaggacggggacgggggaAAAAACGGCAACGTTTGCAGCTCgggtccaatccccctgcagaGTGCCGGCTGCTGACGCCAGGCTTTTAAATCGGGAGAGCGCCGCAATGTTTGCACTGAAGCAACCCAGCGAACGGGGACCCGCCGGGACCGACGtctccccggcggggctgggctgcgcgCTCGGGGTGCCGGGCCGGCGCGCGGGCACCCTGCGGCGGAGGGCGAAGTCCGGTGCACCGCAGGGGTGAAACGCCGAGCAGTCGCCAGCACTCGGCCGGCACCAAAGTCCGCCCTGCTCCCGCGCCCGTGCGGGCGCACGGGGCTGCCCCGAGCAGCCCGGGCCACGCTCCCGTCCCGCCGCTCCTGCCACCGCAGCCCACGTGGGAAACGCGTCCGTGGGAGCGGCCCTCGCGGGGCACCCGCCACCGGAGCGGCTCGGGGCGCTGGCTGTGGCCGTAGCTCCggtcctctttccttctccctgagcCGGGAAGCTCCCGGGGACGAGCAAGGGCCCTCTGCCCGCCAGGCCCAGCCCCGCGGCGTCTGGGCACGGTCCCCGCGGGGCCACGGGGAGGGGGGACGAGGTGTCTGTCGCCCGCCCGGCGCAGCCTGCGGAGACCTGTCCCCCGTGGCAGCAGCTGGCCCCGCTGCGGCGAGGGTGCTCGGCCGCGCGCTGGGGCGCTGGCCCTGCCGGAGCCGCCCAGCCGAGGGGCTCACCTGGCTGaactgcccccagccccctgcagcgCCTGCGTCCCTGCACCGGGGaccgagccccccgcccgcccggccccgccgctgttCCCTCTCCCCCGTGCCCTGGGACCCGAATTCGGGGGCGACGCTCTCCCCTTGGAGCGGCTGGGACCTGGTGCCCCAGGTTGCCCATCCCGGGGCGGGACGGCGCGGTgctgcggggcgggagggacGCGGACCAGCACGTGCATCACGAGGGGCCAGTTTATTTCTGCCGCGCGCAGCGGCCGCGAAAGCTCGCGGCGCGGGGGTCCAGAGGGCCGCCccacgccccctccccgcggcacgCCGGGGGGCTCAGTTCTCTGCCGGCTGGGCGGTGCTGAGGAAGGCGGCCACCTTCTCCCgcacctccttctccagcagctgcaggtggTCCTCCACGCCGGCGGCGCCCGAGTCCAGCTTCCCCCGCATCTCCTCCAGCCGCTCCACCAGCTGCTGCCCGAAGGACTCGCCGAAgggggctgcctgctgccggaAAGCCTCCACCGTCTGCCCCACGCGCTCGTCCAGCTGCTGGGCCAGGGCGGCCAGGCGCTGCTGCAGGCTCTCGGCGTCGCCGCTCACCGCCTGCCGCAGCTCCTGGGCCAGCGGGCTGAGCTGGGCACGCAGCTCCTCCGAGCTGGCGGCCAGGCGGGCACGCAGCTCCTCCGCCGCCTTCTCCATCTGCGCCGTCAGGCTCTCCAGCTGCCGGTTGAGGTTGTCCTGCACCTCCTGGGCGTAGGGGCTGAGCCCCTGCCGCAGCTGCTCCACGCTCTGCCCCACCTGCGCCTTCAGCTGGTCGGCCAGGGGAGCCAGCCGCTCCTTCAGGCTCTCCACCCCGCCGTCGATCTGCCGCTGCAGCCGGTCGGCGTAGGGGCCGAGGGAGGCCTGGACGCTCTCGGCGTTGTCCTGCAGCCGGTCCCGCAGCTCAGCGGCGTAGGGCTCCAGCGCCCGCCgcagctccccggccccgcggtcCACCTGGGCGCGCAGCTCGTCGGCGTAGGGGCTCATCTTGGCCCGCAGCTGGCGGATGTTGGAGCCGATCTGCTGGTGCACCTCGTCGGCGTAGGGCGCCAGCTTGGCCTGCAGCTCCGCCAGCTCCCGCTGGATCTGCTCCTTCAGCCGCTGCGAGTCCTGCGCCAGCCGCGCCTGCAGCTCCGTGGCGAAGGGCACCAGCCGCTGCTGCAGGTCCTTGGCGTAGGCGTTGACGCTCTGCAGGTTGCCCtccagcagggtgctggggagagggggggcgtCAGCACCCCGGCacgcccccggccccctcccctgcccagcgcctcccggccgccgccgcctgccccgccccggcccgcgaCCCCGCTCACTTGAGCTGCTTGGTGATCTCGGCTCGCTGCAGCTGGTCCACCGTCTCCTTGGCATCGCTGCCCAGCTTGGTGAAGTACTGCCAGAGCACGCTGGCCACCTCGTCCGGGTTGACGTCAGCCCGCGCCCCTGCAAGCGGGTGCCGGGGTCGGTGCCGGCACGGCCCCGCTCGGCAGCTCCCCCGGGGACGTCGggcccccctccctgccccggggcagggccacCCTCCCGGCACCGGGGACCCACGCGCCGCCTCACCTGAAACCGCAAGGAGCACCAGGACGAGGGCGGCCGCCTTCGGGGACATCCTGAGCGCCGGGGATGCCTGCAGGGGCGCAGAGCAGGGATGaagggagccccggggccggcgccagccccccagccctgcgccgCCGCCCCTCCACCGCCCGCGCTCCCCACCGCAGCCGCTCACCTGCGCTGCTGCCGG
Protein-coding regions in this window:
- the APOA4 gene encoding LOW QUALITY PROTEIN: apolipoprotein A-IV (The sequence of the model RefSeq protein was modified relative to this genomic sequence to represent the inferred CDS: deleted 1 base in 1 codon) → MRAPVHVQPAWCPLPGAPRRGQPRERARGRRGHAQDEGDVRRHRPRREATGLALPGGTGAGAAAAQEVQAGRACPGCALRPWGTVAALWTSASPAPGRSLPLPAVPFAPARRITAGLQPGAGPLGRAWAEPGAAAPGRVPGARRSGQGHTRVPALAKGTLTPRGCSIPRPRGPGRPLRQEGAMLSRTYAVSRAPAHPSRHPPEPVSCPAMRPRHGAAGGGVPQTPRRPPGPVPCHAARPGYRAAGAGRAIAASHGGAGPGAAPRGALSAPPQGPCPQEGLSPGVPARAPIPSLPWLLAPRRELAGPRVMSGPRTRQALPRCDLAKVQARGLCHRPAWKPPRALGCINSGRAPPARQVPAPGSSAGERLRMSPKAAALVLVLLAVSGARADVNPDEVASVLWQYFTKLGSDAKETVDQLQRAEITKQLNTLLEGNLQSVNAYAKDLQQRLVPFATELQARLAQDSQRLKEQIQRELAELQAKLAPYADEVHQQIGSNIRQLRAKMSPYADELRAQVDRGAGELRRALEPYAAELRDRLQDNAESVQASLGPYADRLQRQIDGGVESLKERLAPLADQLKAQVGQSVEQLRQGLSPYAQEVQDNLNRQLESLTAQMEKAAEELRARLAASSEELRAQLSPLAQELRQAVSGDAESLQQRLAALAQQLDERVGQTVEAFRQQAAPFGESFGQQLVERLEEMRGKLDSGAAGVEDHLQLLEKEVREKVAAFLSTAQPAEN